In a genomic window of Amblyomma americanum isolate KBUSLIRL-KWMA chromosome 4, ASM5285725v1, whole genome shotgun sequence:
- the LOC144127688 gene encoding uncharacterized protein LOC144127688, with amino-acid sequence MGRCCVPGCRGNYQNGPKVRVYCFPRDEVRRKAWLRAIPRKDFTPTEHSRVCELHFHAGDFITTLSHQDELTGKIIEVKRDRLQLKIDAAPSVFPNCPKYLSSTPGRSESPETKKARRENAALQEAMSKSLQSNELEQKRNKVSSYEEFKSKLPGICNTKFWTVSVDEQCVRFLLIENDPSPNVKCALVVLPDLSLSVFLNGVKLLSLPSGRILPAQVCDTSSLSLLLEELEIGLHNIPEKICMPTL; translated from the exons atgggccggtgctgtgttcccgggtgccgcgggaactaccagaatggtcccaaagtacgtgtttattgcttcccaagagacgaagtacgaagaaaagcctggttgcgagccattccacggaaggatttcacacctacagagcattcgagg gtgtgtgaactgcacttccacgcaggcgacttcattacgacgttgtcacaccaagatgaactgacagggaaaataatagaggtgaagcgtgacaggctacagttgaagattgatgctgcgccttctgtttttccaaactgcccaaaatacttgtcctcaacgcctggacggagtgaatcgccagagacgaaaaaagcaagaagggaaaacgctgctttgcaggaggctatgagtaagtcacttcagtctaatgagcttgaacagaaaagaaacaaagtttcatcttacgaggagttcaaatctaagttgcctggaatctgcaacacgaaattctggaccgtttctgtcgatgagcagtgcgttaggttccttctcatcgagaatgatccttcacctaatgtgaaatgcgccttggtagttctccctgatctgtcactttctgttttcttgaatggagtgaagcttctgtcgcttccttcaggcaggattctgccagctcaagtatgcgacacctccagcctgtccttgctgctagaagaactcgagataggcttgcataatatacctgag AAAATATGCATGCCAACGTTGTAA